A window of the Sulfitobacter sp. THAF37 genome harbors these coding sequences:
- a CDS encoding TrbG/VirB9 family P-type conjugative transfer protein, with the protein MNIAARLICAAALLSASPALSESVPRSGALDDRVRIATYFENQVFVIETDLRHSTTIHFGPGERFDAVIVGDTESFQVDPIPELGNVLTIKPHVQGASTNMTVITNRRTYSFHLREGAIPGRSGMFFEVRFLYPEDERRAAAASTQPKGFEAPRNYSYRVAGEGDFRPTHIYDDGRYTYFTFPENGRQPAVFKADDQGRERTVNWTQQGNIVRVLGVNQFWTLRIGDEAICALRDDSAIYVSN; encoded by the coding sequence TTGAATATCGCTGCCCGTTTGATCTGCGCTGCCGCATTGCTTTCGGCGTCCCCTGCCCTGTCAGAGTCCGTGCCGCGCAGCGGCGCGCTCGACGATCGTGTGCGCATCGCCACTTACTTCGAAAACCAAGTCTTCGTCATCGAGACTGATCTGCGCCACTCAACAACTATCCACTTCGGGCCAGGCGAACGGTTTGATGCGGTCATTGTTGGCGACACCGAGAGTTTCCAAGTCGATCCGATCCCCGAGCTCGGAAACGTGCTGACCATCAAGCCGCATGTGCAAGGTGCCTCGACCAACATGACAGTGATCACCAACCGCAGGACCTATTCCTTCCATCTGCGCGAAGGGGCCATTCCGGGTCGCTCGGGCATGTTTTTTGAGGTGCGGTTTCTCTATCCAGAGGATGAGCGTCGCGCGGCAGCTGCTAGTACCCAACCCAAAGGCTTTGAGGCCCCGCGCAACTACAGCTACCGCGTCGCGGGCGAAGGGGATTTCCGTCCAACCCATATCTACGATGACGGGCGGTACACATACTTCACCTTCCCCGAAAACGGACGCCAACCCGCAGTCTTTAAGGCCGACGATCAAGGCCGGGAGCGCACCGTGAACTGGACTCAACAAGGCAACATCGTGCGCGTGCTTGGCGTGAACCAATTCTGGACCTTGCGGATTGGCGACGAGGCCATCTGCGCCTTGCGCGATGACAGCGCAATTTATGTGAGCAACTGA
- a CDS encoding TniQ family protein: MGEACLEHSAPTHRGVRVTVNPLPRRPPPVSDELLSSWIGRLARANHCSVEELCGYLGLGQGRVPEHAGDLGHVNWARLCPAVQQTRDEIAAMTLPDTTHHPAQCVSSDDFQSCANCSKQTSGLVLRHWRFAWSLTCENCGRPLVARHPADGLSNRLRVRAARGAALLKTAVAAADLRHMQRISHTLCLLQVLELVYSVPLTSRCQLERSIALAAVDVCSARPLLGVAILLRGNEQAFWDLRRAFPQRRRLIEKVRKLSMNLDMRLPRRRRQESSPVDRSARATSPKKTSAQALDAARQAISELGADADRQALLARADAIWKRQSCVSH, from the coding sequence CATTGCCGCGTCGACCGCCACCGGTATCCGACGAGCTTCTCTCGAGCTGGATCGGGCGGTTGGCCCGGGCCAATCATTGTTCCGTCGAAGAGCTTTGCGGCTATCTCGGTTTGGGGCAGGGCAGGGTGCCGGAGCATGCGGGTGACCTTGGGCATGTGAACTGGGCTCGGCTATGTCCGGCGGTTCAGCAGACCCGGGATGAGATCGCGGCCATGACCCTCCCGGACACGACGCATCATCCCGCTCAATGCGTATCTAGCGATGACTTCCAAAGTTGCGCAAACTGCTCGAAACAAACCTCGGGACTGGTCCTGCGCCACTGGCGCTTCGCCTGGTCGCTGACTTGCGAAAACTGTGGTCGACCTCTTGTGGCGAGGCATCCGGCCGATGGTCTATCAAACAGGCTACGTGTCCGCGCCGCTCGGGGCGCGGCATTGCTGAAGACGGCGGTTGCCGCCGCCGATCTGAGGCACATGCAGCGGATCAGCCATACGCTGTGCCTCTTACAAGTACTTGAGTTGGTATACAGCGTGCCACTCACGTCGCGGTGTCAACTGGAGCGGTCAATAGCACTCGCAGCTGTCGATGTCTGCTCAGCCCGTCCATTATTGGGAGTGGCCATCTTGCTGCGCGGAAATGAACAAGCATTCTGGGATCTCCGACGCGCCTTTCCTCAGCGCAGACGTTTGATTGAGAAGGTGCGCAAGCTGTCGATGAACCTCGATATGCGACTTCCGCGAAGACGTCGGCAGGAAAGCAGTCCCGTTGACCGATCTGCCAGGGCGACGTCGCCCAAAAAGACGTCTGCGCAGGCCCTAGACGCTGCCCGTCAGGCCATCTCCGAGCTCGGTGCCGATGCAGATCGTCAAGCGCTTCTGGCACGAGCCGATGCAATCTGGAAGCGCCAAAGCTGTGTCAGCCACTGA
- a CDS encoding virB8 family protein produces the protein MKSQTSQDQSDAFAVDFIYGPRRRERFAYFVAAAGVLVGLAGIVAGASVFPLKSIETFVVVVDKETGQMDRVAAVQALSLSESDAIIQANLVAYVDDRETYDLTDGEQRINSVLERSDGDAARTLRDLWTSSNEDYPIAVYGRDAVIEVVIKSVNQIEPGVAQIRFTRTLRRTRDTRTVTRSYVATAGYAFEPETRQRLQDVWANPLGFVVTSYRVDAETLEN, from the coding sequence ATGAAAAGCCAAACAAGCCAAGATCAAAGTGACGCTTTTGCAGTGGATTTTATTTACGGCCCGCGAAGACGCGAACGCTTTGCCTATTTTGTGGCCGCCGCTGGCGTTCTGGTCGGGCTGGCAGGAATTGTCGCTGGAGCGAGTGTGTTTCCACTCAAGTCGATCGAGACATTCGTTGTCGTCGTGGACAAGGAAACCGGCCAAATGGACCGAGTGGCTGCAGTCCAAGCACTGTCCCTGTCCGAGAGCGATGCCATTATTCAGGCCAACCTTGTGGCTTATGTGGATGACCGAGAAACCTATGACCTGACCGACGGCGAACAACGGATCAATTCCGTTCTTGAACGATCCGACGGAGATGCCGCACGCACCCTGCGCGACCTTTGGACCTCGTCCAACGAAGATTACCCAATCGCTGTTTATGGCCGCGATGCCGTCATCGAAGTTGTGATCAAGTCCGTGAACCAGATCGAACCTGGCGTCGCACAGATCCGCTTTACCCGCACCCTGCGCCGCACGCGCGATACCCGCACCGTGACGCGCAGCTATGTGGCCACTGCTGGCTACGCCTTTGAACCAGAAACTCGCCAGCGCCTTCAGGATGTCTGGGCCAACCCCTTGGGCTTCGTGGTCACCTCATACCGCGTCGACGCCGAGACTTTGGAGAACTGA
- the virB11 gene encoding P-type DNA transfer ATPase VirB11, which translates to MPASYLERYLEPFRDLLLRDDVVEIAINPDGKVWVEAAGDAAMRHEGQTVDRSTAFNMAQTIVGDANARVSEKNPLVSGKVEYAGRPLRVQVAVPPAIEQGASITIRLFATAGVQGYKPSYLFGKAVSLDQLRAEKMKDIASQAEENLEAALEALVHQRLNILISGGTSTGKTTFARHLLTHVDDGERLITIEDAFELFPSQPNTVALLASRSTGSQRSAHALLQASLRMRPDRIIVGELRGDEALTYLEAINTGHGGSVSTIHAETAELAIDRLAIMVLQAGTPLTFAEVRKYIQKSIDVIVQLGRMDGKRGIAEFYLPN; encoded by the coding sequence CTGCCTGCGTCCTACTTAGAGCGATATCTTGAGCCGTTTCGCGATTTGCTGCTGCGCGACGATGTCGTCGAAATCGCAATCAACCCTGATGGAAAAGTCTGGGTCGAAGCCGCAGGTGACGCGGCAATGCGTCATGAAGGTCAGACAGTTGACCGTAGCACGGCATTCAATATGGCGCAGACAATCGTCGGTGATGCCAATGCCCGCGTATCAGAGAAAAACCCGCTGGTGTCTGGCAAAGTTGAATATGCAGGCCGACCTCTGAGAGTTCAGGTCGCGGTTCCACCTGCCATTGAACAGGGTGCCTCGATCACTATCCGTCTGTTCGCTACAGCGGGCGTGCAGGGGTACAAACCATCCTATCTTTTTGGCAAAGCTGTCTCGCTCGACCAACTGAGAGCTGAAAAGATGAAAGACATTGCCAGCCAAGCTGAAGAAAACCTCGAAGCCGCGTTAGAGGCCTTGGTACATCAAAGGCTCAATATATTGATCAGTGGTGGCACATCGACTGGCAAGACCACCTTTGCCCGACATCTTCTTACTCATGTCGATGATGGCGAACGGCTGATCACGATTGAAGATGCGTTTGAACTGTTCCCTAGCCAACCCAACACCGTAGCCCTGCTGGCAAGTCGCAGCACTGGATCACAGAGAAGCGCTCACGCGCTTCTGCAGGCGTCTTTGCGGATGCGCCCGGACCGTATCATCGTTGGGGAACTGCGCGGGGACGAAGCCTTAACTTACCTCGAAGCGATCAACACCGGACATGGTGGGTCAGTCTCAACCATCCATGCGGAAACAGCTGAGCTGGCAATCGATCGGTTAGCCATAATGGTCTTACAAGCGGGCACGCCGCTCACCTTCGCTGAGGTGCGGAAGTACATTCAGAAGTCGATCGATGTTATCGTCCAATTGGGTCGAATGGACGGGAAACGTGGAATCGCTGAGTTCTATTTGCCCAACTAG
- a CDS encoding TrbI/VirB10 family protein, translated as MADENTPDLQDRLSTFSQKNKTKRRGGNIGVGALAIALALGGGGAAYFLATNLQERAKGLETSDVETFQDQRTGNGGRLEFPPDEAEQRVNDALIAVEEALDVPAPAPAPAEPSAAVLEEIAKLREALAASQSARNAEIQEAVSDLREAFQVQTDALEASIAAKDTEIENAQRQNEARLAGLQAMLDAERAQREGLEAEMARDGLIADQRLLEERQRQEEEQRQREAERVAQELLTAQIVSPSVVYADGPRTASADGTSPNAAVAGTDGPTLTENEQYLRQGARPLEIQEASQMAFPERTLSQGSVIQAALQTAINSDLPGSVVAVVSEPVPAFSGDQILIPRGSRLFGQYRSGIELNQKRILILWTRVLTPDGTSIEIASVGGDQLGRSGLTGIVDTKFAERFGGAALISLIGAAPAVAANSTDNETASEVLEGVSGDLEDAVGSVIAEQVSISPTIYIDQGASVTVLVDRDVVIY; from the coding sequence ATGGCTGATGAGAACACACCCGACCTTCAGGACCGCCTGAGCACGTTCAGCCAGAAGAACAAGACCAAACGCCGTGGCGGTAATATAGGTGTCGGGGCATTGGCGATCGCGCTTGCGCTTGGCGGCGGTGGTGCTGCCTACTTTCTGGCAACAAATCTGCAAGAAAGAGCCAAAGGCTTAGAAACGTCTGACGTTGAGACCTTTCAGGATCAACGCACCGGAAATGGTGGGCGGTTGGAATTTCCGCCGGATGAAGCGGAACAACGGGTCAACGATGCACTTATAGCAGTTGAAGAGGCGCTCGATGTGCCGGCCCCTGCGCCGGCACCCGCAGAACCCAGTGCAGCGGTGCTGGAGGAAATCGCGAAACTGAGGGAAGCGCTTGCTGCGAGCCAATCTGCCCGCAACGCCGAAATTCAGGAAGCCGTCTCTGATCTGCGAGAGGCGTTCCAAGTCCAAACCGATGCGCTTGAAGCCTCCATTGCCGCCAAAGACACCGAAATAGAAAACGCGCAGCGGCAGAACGAAGCACGTTTGGCCGGCCTGCAGGCCATGCTGGACGCTGAACGTGCGCAGCGCGAAGGTCTTGAGGCAGAAATGGCGCGCGATGGTCTGATTGCAGATCAACGGTTGCTTGAAGAACGCCAGCGGCAGGAGGAAGAGCAGCGTCAGCGTGAAGCCGAACGTGTTGCGCAAGAATTGCTGACCGCCCAGATCGTTTCTCCTTCGGTCGTTTATGCAGATGGCCCACGGACCGCATCCGCTGACGGAACAAGTCCAAATGCTGCTGTGGCAGGAACAGATGGACCCACCCTGACCGAAAACGAACAGTATCTCCGGCAAGGCGCAAGGCCACTGGAAATTCAAGAAGCGTCCCAGATGGCCTTTCCAGAGAGAACGCTCTCCCAAGGCTCTGTCATTCAAGCTGCCTTGCAAACAGCTATCAACAGCGACTTGCCGGGCTCTGTTGTGGCGGTTGTGTCTGAACCGGTGCCTGCCTTTTCTGGCGATCAAATCCTAATCCCGCGCGGCTCGCGTCTTTTTGGCCAATATCGGTCTGGAATTGAGTTGAACCAGAAACGTATCCTGATCCTATGGACCCGCGTTCTAACCCCAGATGGGACGTCGATTGAAATTGCCTCTGTTGGCGGCGACCAGCTTGGGCGCTCTGGGTTAACTGGGATCGTCGACACAAAGTTTGCTGAACGTTTTGGTGGGGCCGCGCTGATCTCCCTCATTGGCGCAGCACCAGCAGTTGCCGCAAACAGTACTGACAATGAAACAGCCAGCGAAGTGCTTGAGGGGGTTTCCGGAGATCTGGAAGACGCTGTGGGGTCTGTGATCGCCGAGCAGGTTTCGATCTCACCCACTATTTATATTGATCAAGGTGCATCCGTGACAGTTCTCGTCGACCGCGATGTGGTGATCTATTGA